One region of Neorhodopirellula lusitana genomic DNA includes:
- a CDS encoding SpoIIE family protein phosphatase encodes MAYVTTTVSGTPSDSFQLDRDEMRIGRHPECDIVVDAGAVSRYHAKLLGRDKTWTIEDLGSRNGTFVNGQLLTRAHKLVPGDRIRISEVELVYHERDPESAVEGTVPEFARGTNQMSFDGSNFGIQMVDDGDAQVVSSSKVEFRSSDDGLKMTATPEAKLAALIAINRNLTGAISLDAVLPKVLTGLFEVFPSADRGFVVMETPDGTLVPRWVKTRKKADETETVRISRTIIRKTMESSETILSLDAMDDSRFDSSESIADFSIRSMMCAPLHDGDGNSIGALQIDSTQGRGQFRDEDIDLLTGVAAQASVVINNARLHEQSLRQKEVEVDLKLATEVQQAFLPSTSPDVPTFRLESFYQAANHIGGDYFDYVELPEGRYGVVVADVVGHGVAAAMYMAKLAAETRFCLASEPDLAKAVERLNDSMSRLGVERFVTYLLVVIDPHSDEISIVNAGHMPPIVRRAGDGTIEEPGEEESGLPIAIDEGMSYEVTTCRFEEGDLAVLYTDGVNEAMDENDEEWGTDPLREIVRKTIALPGTEESAAEIVKERIVQDAYKHIGNADQFDDMCLVVIERTEAKLRRSSSNETVDVDFDKTRSNLSSLSDTHEIEESDEANDILE; translated from the coding sequence ATGGCATACGTCACCACCACTGTTAGCGGCACCCCTTCGGATTCATTTCAGCTCGATCGCGACGAGATGCGAATCGGCCGTCACCCCGAGTGCGATATTGTTGTCGACGCCGGTGCGGTCAGTCGCTATCACGCCAAACTTCTGGGACGGGACAAGACCTGGACCATCGAGGATCTCGGCAGCCGCAATGGGACGTTCGTCAACGGACAACTCTTAACCCGAGCCCACAAGCTCGTCCCCGGCGACCGGATCCGGATCAGCGAGGTGGAACTGGTTTACCACGAACGCGATCCTGAAAGCGCCGTCGAAGGCACGGTTCCCGAGTTCGCTCGCGGGACCAACCAGATGAGCTTCGACGGATCGAACTTCGGTATCCAAATGGTCGACGATGGAGACGCTCAAGTCGTCTCCAGTTCCAAAGTCGAGTTCCGCAGCAGCGACGATGGTCTAAAAATGACCGCCACGCCGGAAGCGAAACTGGCGGCCTTGATCGCGATCAATCGCAACCTCACTGGCGCGATTTCACTGGACGCTGTGCTTCCTAAAGTCCTTACGGGTCTGTTTGAAGTCTTCCCGTCCGCTGACCGTGGCTTTGTTGTCATGGAAACCCCCGATGGAACGCTTGTCCCACGCTGGGTGAAGACTCGCAAGAAGGCCGACGAAACCGAAACGGTTCGCATCAGCCGAACCATCATTCGCAAGACGATGGAAAGCAGCGAAACCATCCTTTCGCTCGATGCGATGGACGACAGTCGTTTCGACAGCAGTGAATCGATTGCCGACTTTTCCATTCGCTCGATGATGTGCGCACCGCTGCACGACGGCGATGGGAATTCGATCGGCGCTCTGCAAATCGATTCGACCCAAGGTCGCGGACAGTTTCGGGACGAGGACATTGACCTGTTAACCGGTGTCGCCGCTCAGGCCAGCGTGGTCATCAACAACGCCCGACTGCATGAGCAATCGCTACGTCAAAAAGAAGTCGAAGTCGATCTCAAACTTGCCACCGAAGTGCAGCAGGCGTTCTTGCCTTCAACCTCGCCCGACGTACCCACCTTCCGACTCGAAAGCTTCTATCAAGCGGCCAACCACATTGGTGGCGACTACTTTGACTACGTCGAACTTCCCGAAGGCCGATACGGCGTCGTGGTCGCCGATGTGGTGGGGCACGGAGTCGCCGCGGCAATGTACATGGCCAAACTGGCCGCCGAAACACGATTCTGCCTAGCCAGTGAGCCCGATTTGGCAAAAGCAGTCGAGCGTCTGAACGATTCGATGAGCCGCTTGGGAGTCGAGCGTTTTGTCACTTACCTACTGGTCGTCATCGACCCGCATTCAGACGAGATTTCGATCGTCAACGCGGGGCACATGCCCCCGATCGTTCGCCGAGCCGGCGATGGCACCATCGAAGAACCCGGCGAAGAAGAATCGGGACTGCCGATCGCGATCGACGAAGGCATGTCGTACGAAGTCACCACGTGCCGGTTCGAAGAAGGTGACCTGGCCGTCTTGTACACCGACGGTGTGAACGAGGCGATGGACGAAAACGACGAAGAGTGGGGCACCGACCCGCTGCGTGAAATTGTTCGGAAGACGATCGCGTTGCCAGGCACGGAAGAGTCCGCCGCCGAGATTGTGAAAGAACGCATCGTGCAGGACGCCTACAAGCATATCGGCAACGCGGACCAATTCGACGACATGTGCTTGGTTGTGATCGAGCGTACCGAAGCCAAACTGCGTCGGTCCAGCTCCAATGAAACCGTGGATGTCGACTTCGACAAAACACGCTCAAACCTATCCAGCCTGTCCGACACGCACGAGATCGAAGAGTCCGACGAAGCCAACGACATACTCGAATGA
- a CDS encoding Gfo/Idh/MocA family protein, with protein sequence MTKSICRWGFLGAAQIARKNWKAVRMSGNSVVAAVASRDIERAESFIHDCSMECPPVIFNSDEEATLTRPVALGSYEELLQSDDVDAVYIALPTALRKKWVIAAAEAGKHVICEKPVAVHGDDADEMIQACRDAGVGFMDGVMFDHSARLPEMRHSMQDEHRFGKLRRIQTHFSFCADDSFQQSNIRANAELEPHGCLGDLGWYCIRMSLWANQFQMPIAVSGRSTATLDEGKVPSEFQGELRFENDVTAGFFCSFLCASQQNATLTGDRGYIAMDDFVLPFVDAEVKWQVQTHDLQIDNCRWNFGRHSTSHAVKEHASGEVDSQEVRMIRNFATDVLQNSHHIAPGSVHAADIALKTQRVLDALRRSDIEFGNWVSLDA encoded by the coding sequence ATGACTAAATCAATTTGCCGCTGGGGCTTCCTTGGTGCTGCCCAGATCGCACGCAAGAACTGGAAAGCCGTTCGCATGAGTGGCAACAGCGTTGTCGCTGCGGTAGCGAGTCGTGATATCGAGCGAGCCGAATCGTTCATCCATGATTGCTCAATGGAATGCCCGCCCGTCATCTTCAACTCCGATGAAGAGGCCACACTGACGCGTCCGGTCGCCCTGGGAAGCTACGAAGAACTTCTGCAGAGTGACGACGTCGACGCGGTTTACATCGCCCTTCCGACTGCACTGCGAAAAAAGTGGGTCATCGCGGCGGCCGAAGCGGGCAAACATGTCATCTGTGAAAAGCCCGTTGCGGTTCATGGGGATGACGCCGACGAAATGATCCAGGCATGCCGTGATGCGGGTGTTGGGTTCATGGACGGGGTGATGTTCGATCACTCGGCTCGCTTGCCAGAGATGCGTCACTCGATGCAAGACGAACATCGCTTCGGAAAACTTCGCCGCATTCAAACCCATTTTTCGTTCTGTGCCGACGACTCCTTCCAACAGTCCAACATTCGCGCCAACGCGGAACTGGAACCTCATGGTTGCCTCGGCGACCTAGGCTGGTACTGCATCCGCATGAGCTTATGGGCCAATCAATTTCAAATGCCGATCGCAGTATCCGGTCGGTCGACCGCGACGCTCGACGAAGGCAAAGTGCCAAGCGAGTTCCAAGGCGAACTGCGTTTTGAAAATGATGTGACGGCAGGATTTTTCTGCTCCTTCCTTTGTGCTTCTCAGCAAAACGCAACGCTCACCGGCGATCGCGGCTACATCGCGATGGATGACTTCGTCTTGCCCTTCGTCGATGCGGAAGTGAAATGGCAGGTCCAAACACACGATCTTCAAATCGACAACTGCCGCTGGAACTTTGGACGGCATTCGACCTCCCACGCGGTCAAAGAACACGCCAGCGGTGAAGTGGACTCACAAGAAGTTCGCATGATTCGCAACTTTGCCACCGACGTTCTACAAAACTCACATCACATCGCCCCCGGCAGCGTTCACGCGGCGGACATCGCACTGAAAACTCAACGGGTTCTCGACGCCTTACGACGCAGTGACATTGAATTCGGCAACTGGGTTTCCCTGGACGCGTAA
- a CDS encoding DUF2237 family protein, whose product MTSSNAKNVLGTPLETCSTNPLTGFYRDGCCNTGGQDVGLHVVCTEVTAEFLEFSQGRGNDLSTPMPMYEFPGLKPGDRWCLCAARWKEAYDAGMAPKVHLEATHISALEFANLEALQAHSVD is encoded by the coding sequence ATGACCTCATCCAACGCCAAGAATGTCCTCGGCACTCCGCTGGAAACCTGCAGCACCAATCCGTTGACCGGGTTCTATCGTGATGGCTGTTGCAACACGGGCGGCCAAGACGTCGGCCTGCATGTGGTGTGCACTGAGGTGACGGCCGAGTTCTTGGAATTCAGCCAGGGCCGCGGCAACGATCTAAGCACTCCGATGCCGATGTACGAGTTCCCCGGTCTGAAGCCAGGCGATCGCTGGTGCCTTTGTGCCGCCCGCTGGAAAGAAGCCTACGACGCAGGCATGGCCCCCAAAGTCCACCTCGAAGCCACTCATATCTCGGCACTCGAATTCGCCAATCTGGAAGCTCTCCAAGCACACTCCGTCGACTAG
- the efpL gene encoding elongation factor P-like protein EfpL: MLAKDIKTGTVVVHDGNPVIIQGISVQSPSARGAATLYKFRARNVVTKNKVDITMKGTDLLNEADFVRRDVQLMYTDATHMFLMDKEDFQQYELPLEDVEDQVGYITEGLEGMRAMIYNDACVGLELPASVELAIAQCDPGVKGNSATSRSKPATMETGLVVQVPEYIKEGERLKIDTRTGDFLSRA, from the coding sequence ATGCTAGCCAAAGATATTAAGACCGGAACCGTGGTCGTCCACGATGGTAACCCTGTGATCATCCAGGGCATCTCGGTGCAATCCCCATCGGCTCGTGGTGCCGCGACGCTTTACAAGTTCCGTGCCCGCAACGTGGTCACGAAAAACAAGGTCGACATCACGATGAAGGGCACCGACCTTCTCAACGAAGCCGATTTCGTTCGACGCGATGTGCAGTTGATGTACACCGATGCCACCCACATGTTCTTGATGGACAAAGAAGATTTCCAGCAATACGAACTGCCACTGGAGGACGTCGAGGACCAAGTCGGCTACATCACCGAAGGGCTCGAGGGCATGCGAGCGATGATCTACAACGACGCCTGCGTTGGCCTTGAATTGCCCGCCAGTGTTGAGCTTGCGATCGCTCAATGCGACCCTGGCGTGAAGGGCAACTCCGCGACATCACGCAGCAAGCCCGCCACCATGGAAACCGGGCTCGTGGTCCAAGTGCCCGAGTACATCAAAGAGGGCGAGCGACTGAAAATCGACACCCGCACCGGCGACTTCCTATCCCGAGCTTGA
- a CDS encoding AAA family ATPase, protein MSSPKPSSSESVQSASRDSVATLDGVELKLAHPYQAPGEWIGQGEVLKQLLACWITVDETDLPLTPRLLGSPGVGKTQLAIAAAKQQGLPLYIYQCTADTRPEDLLITPVLSRGGDIAYHASPLVSAMITGGVCVLDEGNRMNEKSWASLAPLFDNRRYVESIVAGITIPASPDFRAAVTMNQDESTFEIPDYIMSRLQPTLRVGFPNKQDEMAILQYHLPFAEPEMLALTVDFLQHSHELKLDFSPRDGINLLRFAIKRLAQDPDHPVAQEDAWQEALEKCLGDEALDLESLAERRQRTLGGDSVPLGLADLFFDPDDPLHPDRDEDDDD, encoded by the coding sequence ATGAGTTCCCCCAAGCCATCCTCCTCCGAATCTGTCCAGTCGGCGAGCCGAGATTCCGTCGCCACTTTGGACGGTGTCGAACTGAAGCTTGCTCATCCCTATCAAGCCCCCGGTGAGTGGATTGGGCAAGGCGAAGTGCTGAAGCAGTTGCTGGCGTGCTGGATCACGGTCGACGAAACGGACCTGCCGCTAACGCCTCGCTTGCTCGGCTCACCGGGCGTCGGTAAAACGCAACTCGCGATCGCGGCGGCAAAGCAACAAGGTTTGCCACTTTACATCTATCAGTGCACCGCGGACACGCGTCCCGAAGACCTCTTGATCACACCGGTGCTAAGCCGCGGTGGCGACATCGCCTATCACGCTTCGCCACTGGTCAGTGCGATGATCACGGGCGGCGTTTGTGTGTTAGATGAAGGCAACCGAATGAACGAAAAGTCATGGGCCTCGCTGGCACCGCTTTTCGATAATCGCCGTTATGTGGAATCGATCGTTGCGGGGATCACGATCCCGGCATCACCTGATTTCCGGGCCGCCGTGACGATGAACCAAGACGAGTCGACATTTGAGATTCCGGACTACATCATGAGCCGGCTTCAGCCGACGCTGCGTGTTGGGTTCCCGAACAAGCAAGACGAAATGGCAATCTTGCAGTACCACCTGCCGTTCGCCGAGCCTGAAATGCTGGCGCTGACAGTGGATTTCTTGCAGCATTCACATGAGCTGAAGCTGGACTTCTCGCCGCGTGATGGAATCAATCTGTTGCGTTTCGCCATTAAACGCCTCGCACAAGATCCCGACCATCCGGTCGCTCAAGAAGATGCCTGGCAAGAGGCTTTGGAGAAGTGCTTGGGCGATGAGGCATTGGACCTTGAGTCACTCGCCGAGCGGCGACAACGCACGCTCGGTGGCGATTCCGTTCCACTGGGATTGGCGGACCTCTTCTTTGATCCCGATGATCCGTTGCACCCCGACCGTGACGAAGATGACGACGACTGA
- a CDS encoding lipase family protein, whose amino-acid sequence MTDSAMNSDPSEATNPDSHLPTRRPSDPASEHANPGDPESPVGSYDQATGVVHDEDERPVVVHSEVSGPISEMTFLQKSLLFAELAMVAYNDEREATEAAGLIGFPDVTFFDHDGSQAYRFRNEFDVVIACRGTEPNEWNDIRADANAASVLAETAGKVHRGFKTEVDDLWPMLETALMDNEQPAWFCGHSLGAAMATICAGRCFLSHIKSTPKALFTYGSPRVGDRRYINYVQLDHYRFVNNNDIVTRVPPPWMGYRHCGREVYIDRNGKLGHINVFLKKRDRWRGFLKGLGQFRIDHFSDHPLHQYIDPILAAARAEEEALGRGEEAVDPAELTY is encoded by the coding sequence ATGACCGATTCTGCCATGAATTCTGATCCATCCGAAGCCACTAACCCTGATTCGCACCTGCCCACAAGGCGGCCGAGTGATCCGGCCAGTGAACACGCTAACCCAGGCGATCCCGAAAGTCCGGTGGGTTCGTATGATCAGGCGACGGGGGTGGTGCATGACGAGGACGAGCGTCCAGTCGTCGTGCACAGCGAGGTCAGTGGGCCGATTTCGGAAATGACTTTTCTGCAAAAATCGCTGTTGTTCGCCGAGTTGGCGATGGTGGCTTACAACGACGAACGCGAGGCCACCGAAGCGGCGGGCCTGATTGGTTTTCCGGATGTCACGTTTTTCGACCACGATGGTTCTCAGGCGTATCGATTTCGCAACGAGTTTGATGTCGTGATCGCTTGTCGCGGCACCGAGCCGAATGAGTGGAATGATATTCGAGCGGACGCGAATGCCGCGTCCGTGTTGGCCGAGACGGCAGGGAAGGTTCACCGAGGTTTCAAGACGGAGGTCGACGATTTGTGGCCGATGCTGGAAACGGCCTTGATGGACAATGAGCAACCGGCATGGTTTTGTGGGCATTCGTTAGGTGCCGCGATGGCGACGATTTGTGCCGGGCGATGCTTCCTGTCGCATATCAAGAGCACGCCCAAGGCACTGTTTACCTACGGCAGTCCCCGGGTCGGTGATCGTCGGTATATCAATTATGTCCAACTCGACCACTATCGCTTCGTCAACAATAACGACATTGTGACGCGAGTCCCGCCGCCATGGATGGGCTATCGTCATTGCGGCCGCGAGGTTTACATCGACCGAAACGGCAAGTTGGGGCACATCAACGTATTCTTGAAAAAACGAGATCGTTGGCGCGGATTCCTGAAGGGACTGGGGCAGTTCCGCATCGATCATTTTTCCGATCACCCGCTTCACCAGTACATCGATCCGATTCTGGCCGCAGCGAGGGCAGAGGAAGAAGCGTTGGGGCGTGGCGAAGAAGCCGTCGATCCGGCAGAATTAACCTACTGA
- a CDS encoding dockerin type I domain-containing protein, whose amino-acid sequence MLGSTIREVCRKTHVGRRNSTEKERRQKLRVGRNHKLEILERRQLLAASLEVNYRDFPFTVSGTFTGDFQGRYESCSGYSQSYRDRYSGNAALNGTIAYSDWNSGTASNILLSGSTTGSDSYWSTYKNTFSSSVEINDSGGTYGLSPTGFPNYDYTDIEYTGVCGTGPADYAPGLLAASTGDWSLMSPVVVLESGHTQFTGTLTSLASGTTDARVVSAHLGNDADTGEQCFHAEFEVIGAFPQVANNVPIGTARGVLVDAYGVEVEELFSQDVYWNTGRISVRNDSFSLPVQGSTGLRFKTVIDMQGDQVLDNNEITVSLKPDLVLRSFDFQLDGGVSGKYEIFGPGLPSISDVSLYWSEDSQWDASDRLAAARLSTLTSSEGEVDFSVASAEMQTPGEGESFLIAVIDSLKQFEECNEDNNEHSLDISAVIDVQASLEAPVAPLNYRAKAVSIVTLTNNSPIPLDVAYAFPAVLDEVTLVEVSSDSPSVRIEAKGHGSIVMEQEVFWQWIPSENPLNDSLRKLRDNELRMALDTVNNLLDDFAYLAGPIAAAVASAKGILLGAFNTVLEVRQLQATARPTANVLLNMQYQPRAAQVEAMGIAELISAVVSEAKQARFESFLTSLAYSRVSTIKLGILIGEANGPGSTISYGITQLVGSLLASSNDYQAALDPPNFDYTKFGSIDRSTLTSSSDPSAIDPELALAGVNEIINALRDARTASIDRADGANQSGDVSWKIEQLASAAGYTIELFFSELEQVRKQRVLNPLLNSISSAESVVDYWDRNDDLPTEVRQSLLDAGLHAGTIDSLTEAIKALDADEIAAAMESASSVDIASLLSSAANVNAILEDVVFLRQRHNGISASVSDLQKAELQSLREAAFSSLESPVSTAFDASIATLRRWMERAFELGLATGDLETTAPEINDAMLMLIHLAQRQTGSEAVGNWIGGQVAAGKLDAASATQLEQLLSSIDSLVVAKDWEDLPTAINSAIDIGTPLLSDSDNAIQQVTWQRLLSRIATVLNSQPALEDPSASIVSFLRGRSNSPSDAGVSWNAGAEDVSLHAGASFAISLPEWGGEASPFSVEIPDGHTLDDNVIYEGERRVASLNWDVAAKVWSATLFVDSTVGDVETIAKHLIWQPSSQGPPEIRANIDFENGSGRRMSSNVIRLINVTIAGLNNPRLESDVNDDGQVSPLDALQIINLLNELHDYDVINVETLPLSSGPVYPDVNNDLSVTSYDVLKIINFLNLPAGDVEVVGQSEPLGLMPAPVVAVSMKQGRTATYGETLSDLPLALRTGGPHSGGGELGDLIDPKQEPLSSEKLVDNELSSEKIPVASQLRSDDVDHLFGLFPARWIGTELSR is encoded by the coding sequence ATGTTGGGTTCTACCATTAGAGAAGTTTGTAGGAAGACACACGTAGGCCGCCGCAATTCAACCGAAAAGGAGCGTCGACAAAAGCTTCGTGTCGGTAGGAATCACAAGCTTGAAATCCTTGAGCGACGGCAATTGCTGGCCGCGTCGTTGGAGGTGAACTATCGCGATTTTCCGTTCACGGTATCGGGGACATTCACCGGAGACTTCCAGGGAAGATATGAGAGTTGTAGCGGATATAGCCAATCATATCGGGACAGGTACAGCGGTAACGCTGCTTTGAATGGAACTATTGCCTATTCGGACTGGAATTCAGGGACCGCATCAAACATCCTGCTCTCAGGTTCAACTACCGGATCGGATTCGTATTGGTCTACCTACAAAAACACGTTTTCAAGTTCGGTTGAAATTAACGATTCTGGAGGAACCTATGGTCTCAGTCCCACTGGCTTTCCAAACTATGACTACACCGACATCGAGTACACAGGTGTTTGTGGAACTGGGCCTGCGGACTATGCGCCAGGGTTGTTGGCAGCCTCGACGGGCGACTGGTCGTTGATGAGCCCAGTCGTGGTGTTGGAGTCGGGCCATACGCAGTTTACAGGCACGCTAACCTCGCTTGCATCCGGCACGACGGATGCTCGCGTCGTCAGCGCCCACTTGGGAAATGACGCTGACACGGGCGAGCAGTGCTTCCATGCCGAGTTTGAGGTTATAGGGGCATTTCCTCAGGTTGCCAACAATGTGCCGATTGGTACGGCGCGAGGTGTTCTTGTCGACGCGTATGGCGTGGAAGTAGAAGAGCTTTTTTCCCAAGACGTGTACTGGAATACTGGACGAATCTCTGTCAGGAACGACAGCTTCAGTCTTCCGGTTCAAGGATCAACGGGATTGAGATTCAAGACCGTGATTGACATGCAAGGCGACCAGGTTTTGGACAACAATGAGATAACAGTTTCTTTAAAACCTGACCTTGTTCTCCGCTCATTTGACTTTCAGCTTGATGGAGGGGTGTCGGGAAAGTACGAAATTTTCGGTCCTGGGCTACCATCGATTTCAGACGTTAGTTTGTACTGGAGCGAGGACAGTCAATGGGACGCAAGTGATCGTTTGGCAGCTGCGCGTCTTTCAACGCTGACAAGCAGCGAGGGTGAGGTTGATTTTTCAGTGGCGTCGGCTGAGATGCAGACACCTGGTGAAGGCGAGTCTTTCCTAATCGCTGTGATTGACTCGCTCAAGCAGTTCGAAGAATGCAATGAAGACAACAACGAGCATAGTCTTGATATCTCAGCTGTGATTGATGTTCAGGCATCACTGGAGGCTCCTGTCGCTCCGTTAAACTATCGAGCCAAAGCGGTCTCCATCGTAACGTTGACGAACAACAGCCCGATTCCCTTAGATGTGGCATATGCATTTCCTGCCGTGCTAGATGAAGTGACACTGGTGGAAGTATCATCGGACAGTCCATCAGTTCGCATTGAAGCGAAGGGGCATGGCTCGATAGTCATGGAGCAAGAAGTTTTTTGGCAATGGATACCGTCCGAGAACCCGCTAAACGACTCGCTGCGAAAACTTCGCGACAATGAATTACGCATGGCTCTGGATACGGTCAATAACCTTTTGGATGACTTCGCTTACCTTGCTGGACCGATTGCGGCAGCAGTGGCGAGTGCGAAGGGAATTTTGCTTGGCGCGTTCAATACAGTGCTGGAAGTGCGACAACTGCAGGCGACCGCTCGACCAACTGCGAACGTTCTTCTCAACATGCAATATCAACCGCGTGCTGCCCAGGTCGAGGCGATGGGAATTGCAGAGCTTATATCCGCGGTTGTCTCCGAAGCCAAGCAAGCAAGATTCGAATCGTTTCTGACGTCGTTAGCCTACTCTCGAGTCTCCACCATTAAACTTGGAATTTTGATCGGTGAGGCAAATGGTCCCGGATCGACGATTTCGTATGGGATAACTCAACTGGTCGGTTCGTTGCTCGCGTCTAGCAATGACTATCAGGCCGCGTTAGACCCGCCAAACTTTGACTACACCAAATTCGGTTCAATTGATCGGTCAACACTGACTTCTTCAAGTGACCCTAGTGCCATCGATCCGGAGCTTGCCCTCGCCGGCGTGAACGAAATCATCAACGCGCTTCGTGACGCGAGGACTGCTTCGATTGACCGGGCCGACGGCGCGAATCAGTCAGGCGATGTGAGCTGGAAGATCGAGCAGCTTGCCAGTGCAGCAGGGTATACGATCGAACTGTTCTTTAGCGAGCTGGAACAGGTTCGGAAACAGCGTGTGTTGAACCCGCTTTTGAACTCGATAAGTAGTGCTGAGTCGGTCGTCGACTACTGGGATCGCAACGACGACTTACCTACAGAAGTTCGCCAGTCGTTGCTAGATGCCGGCCTGCACGCCGGCACCATCGATAGCCTGACCGAAGCAATCAAGGCTCTCGATGCGGACGAGATAGCTGCGGCGATGGAAAGTGCTAGTAGCGTCGATATCGCATCCCTTCTTTCTTCGGCTGCAAATGTGAACGCCATTTTGGAAGACGTTGTCTTCCTACGTCAACGTCACAATGGAATCTCTGCGTCTGTATCAGATCTTCAGAAAGCTGAATTGCAGTCCCTGCGTGAAGCAGCGTTTTCCTCATTGGAAAGTCCAGTGTCCACGGCCTTCGACGCTTCGATTGCCACACTGCGACGTTGGATGGAACGCGCATTTGAATTGGGGCTTGCCACTGGGGATCTCGAGACCACTGCCCCCGAAATCAACGATGCGATGCTGATGTTGATTCACTTGGCCCAACGACAGACAGGATCGGAAGCTGTGGGAAACTGGATTGGGGGGCAGGTGGCTGCCGGAAAGCTGGATGCAGCATCAGCAACTCAACTGGAACAACTGCTCTCGTCCATCGACAGTCTTGTTGTCGCTAAGGATTGGGAGGACTTGCCTACTGCGATCAATAGTGCGATCGACATAGGGACGCCCCTGCTGAGCGATTCAGATAACGCGATTCAACAAGTAACTTGGCAACGGTTGCTGAGTCGTATCGCAACTGTATTGAACTCGCAACCTGCTCTGGAAGATCCTTCCGCGAGCATCGTTTCGTTCTTGAGGGGGCGTTCGAACAGTCCGTCAGACGCTGGAGTGAGTTGGAATGCGGGAGCTGAGGACGTTAGCCTGCACGCAGGGGCGAGCTTTGCCATTTCACTTCCCGAGTGGGGCGGCGAAGCGTCTCCCTTTTCTGTCGAGATCCCCGATGGCCACACCCTGGATGATAATGTGATTTACGAGGGAGAACGTCGGGTAGCTAGTCTTAACTGGGACGTGGCAGCCAAAGTGTGGTCGGCAACGCTCTTTGTTGATTCCACCGTTGGTGATGTCGAAACGATAGCTAAGCACCTGATTTGGCAGCCTTCATCACAGGGGCCACCAGAGATTCGAGCGAACATCGACTTCGAAAATGGATCGGGGCGTCGAATGTCGAGTAACGTGATTCGGTTGATCAACGTGACAATTGCCGGGCTGAACAATCCCAGGCTGGAAAGCGATGTCAATGACGACGGGCAAGTCAGTCCGTTGGATGCACTCCAGATCATCAACCTACTCAATGAACTTCATGACTACGATGTAATCAACGTTGAAACGCTACCGCTCTCCAGTGGTCCCGTCTATCCGGATGTGAACAATGATCTATCAGTGACCAGCTATGATGTGCTCAAGATTATTAATTTCCTAAACCTGCCTGCGGGCGATGTCGAGGTGGTGGGACAAAGCGAACCGCTCGGTCTCATGCCGGCACCTGTGGTTGCCGTTTCTATGAAACAAGGTCGCACTGCAACTTATGGAGAGACGCTCTCTGACCTTCCCCTAGCGTTGCGGACTGGAGGTCCCCATTCAGGAGGTGGAGAGTTGGGGGATCTGATCGACCCTAAGCAAGAGCCACTCTCTAGCGAAAAACTCGTCGATAACGAATTGAGCAGCGAGAAGATACCGGTCGCTTCTCAACTGAGAAGCGACGATGTCGACCACCTTTTTGGTCTGTTTCCGGCTAGATGGATCGGCACCGAATTGAGCCGGTGA